In Paenibacillus durus, the DNA window AACAACGGGTTAAAGGTCAGGGATGTGCAAATTAAGGAGGTTGAACGCAAATACCGCTCCGCTCAGGAGATCACCCGCTTTATCGAGGCCAGTTCCTTCGGCAACTATTTGAATCATGTTCCGGACACGCTCCGTTCACAGGCCAAGGTTGATATTGAAGCGGAACTGGATAAGCATCGCAGCGGAGACGGATCGATCAAATTCAGCAACTATACGATTTTTGCCATTGCCCAAAAAAGCCTGTCATCAGCGGCCTGATGCTATCATTACGCCGGAATATAAAATATCACAAGGAGTGAATGGAAATGAGCAAGGAAGTAAAGGACCGGATTGTAAAATATTTAAATGATACCCGTTTTGTTGTATTGGCGACGGTTAACAACGATCAATCGCCTGTCTTAAGAAGTTTGGGTTCCTTTGCAGCCGACGGGTATACGATCTATTTTTCAACACAGAAGAACAGCAAGAAGGTGGAGCAGATTCAGGAGAATCCGAAAATCGTCCTTTTCTTCCAGCATGAGAATCAGGAATTATCAAGCTTTGTAAATGTTTCTGTACACGGGACAGCCGAGGTGATTGCCGAACCGGCCGAGATCGGCCGGGCAATTCAGCAGCTGAGCAGCCGCAATCCCCGCTTTAAAGAAAGAGCGGAAAAGGGCGAGCTGCAGGATACGGCGATCTATAAGGTGGACGCCCGTGAACTGAAGGTGCTGGATTTCTCCAAGGGAATCGGAGCGGCCGCCGTCGAAGTTATTGCGGTGTAACCATATCTGAAATCGAGCCGCTGCTCCGCTGTCTAGTTAGCGCGGCGTCTGCCGCCTCATATAACTTAAGCTTTACCCGGGAAAGAGCCTGTCCGCCATATATTGCGGATGGGTTTTTTCGTATGAAGAACAGCAGGCATAGGAGGACAAAAATTTTTTTGGAAAAATTCTTTACCGATCGTTCTCAATATGTTATGATGTTTTTGCAAGGAGGTAGAGGTGAGAGAAGATGGCAAGAAGCAAAGAGTTTGATGTTAATACGGTGCTGCGAAAGGCAATGTACTTGTTCTGGAGTCAAGGTTATGAGAAGACCTCCATGAAGGATCTGGTTGAAACGATGGGAGTCCATAAACGAAGCATGTATGATACATTCGGAGACAAGCATGCTTTATTTATGAAAGCAATGGAACGCTATGATGAGACAGTAGGGGCTTCAGTCGACTCCCGAATTCAAGATCAACCATCCGCGAAACAGGCGATCCGTTCCATTTTCGAAATGGTAATTAACGTGGATGATGTTCGGCCTCCGGGGTGCTTAGTTGTCAATACTGCGTGCGAGCTTTCCTTGCTGGACCCGGAAGCAGCGGCTAAAGTCAATGAGTATTTTGCCAAAACGGAGAGCCTTTTTTGCGAGCTAATCACGCACGGTCAAGACACAGGAGAAATTTCCGGACAGTATGAAGCAGTGAAACTTTCCCAGTATTTATTCAACTCGTTGACGGGCTTGCGGGTATTAGTCAAAACAACGAATGACAGACAGAAGCTGGAAAGCATTATTGACATGACGCTGGCTATTTTGGATTAAATTTTTTTTAATAATTTGAGAATGATCGTTCTCGAAAGATGGATTTGACCTGGCAGCCATTGGCCGCGCCTTGTTGTCCGACCCGGCTTGGGCGAACAAGGTTCGTGAAGGACGCTATGAAGATATTCAACCGTTCAGCCCTGAAGTTCTTGCGAATCTCCAATAAATTATTCCATCAAAAAAGGAGAGATTATCGATGATTAATCAAGGAGCATTAAGCGCGTTGACCGCGGAGACTGTACCCACCTCTTACGTGGAAGCCGGAGGAATCACCTTCGCTTACCGCAAGTTCGGAGCGGAGTCCGAAGTTCCGCTTGTGTTCTGCCAGCGTTACCGGGGCACGATGGATGACTGGGACCCGACTGTCGTTAACGGCATCGCCAAGGAGAGAACCGTTATCCTGTTCGACAGCGCCGGTGTGGGACTGTCTACAGGGGTTACGCCTAATAACGTCCCTGACATGGCCGACTATGCGATCACTTTTATTGAAGCGCTTGGTCTTAAGCAAGTCGATTTAATCGGGTTCTCAATGGGCGGCATGGTGGCGCAGCATGTGACGCTGAAACGGCCGGACCTGGTTCGCCGTCTCATTCTTGCCGGAACAGGACCCGGAGCGGGCGAAGACACCGAAAGATCGAGAAACGGAGTGTTTGAAGTGATGACCACGCCTGTTAATGAGGATAAAGATTTCTTATTCCTGTTCTTCGAGCCGACAGAAACCAGTCAGGCCAAAGGCCGTGAGTATCTGGAGCGTCTTCAATGGAGAAAGACGGATCGCGCGCCGCTGGTTACAGCTGAAACCATAAAGGCGCAGACACAAGCACTGATCGGTTTCGCTGCCGGACCGGATACAGCCTATCCCCGTTTGGCTGAGATTAAACAGCCTGTTCTAGTCGCGAACGGTGATAACGATATCATGGCTCCGACCATCAATTCCTTTATTATGTCGCAGCATATACCGAATGCCCAGTTGATACTCTATCCCGACTCCGGGCACGGATTCCTGTTTCAATATCCTGAACGGTTTGTCCTGCATGTCTCCGCGTTTTTAAGCGAGTAAGGATTTACTCGGACTTTCTTATAAGAGGAATATGGGAGTGGGAGGTTTTTTTATGGAAGCCATATCTGATATAGAGATACTCAATACAAGAGAAAAATCATTTAATGAGAAACTGATCGTCCCCTTTTGGAGTTTGGCAGCGATGCTCGTGGTCATGAATACGACGATGTTCAACGTGGCTCTCCCCAGAGTAGCCCATGAGTTTTCGTTAACGCCAACGGTCGCTTCATGGATTGTCACCGCATATTCCATTATTTTTGGGATAGCAACCATTACTTACAGCCGCCTGACCGATTTTTTGCCCATCCGTAAAATGGTTCTGTTCGGCGCCTTTTTACTGGTACTGTCCTCATTGCTCGGCTACTTCGCCCATACCTTTATTCTGTTGATGACCGCCCGGATTTTTCAGGCAATAGGGGCTGCAGCATTTCCTGGGCTAGGCTATGTGTTGTTCTCTAGGTATATCCCCAAGGAGCGAAGAGGCAGCGCCATGTCCTTCATTGCTTCAGGCACCTCGCTTGGATTCGGATTGGGACCGGTGGTCGGGGGAGCCCTGACTCAGTATCTCGGATGGAACTTCCTTTTTGTCATGACCGCCGCAGTTCTGTTTATCACTCCAATCTTTAACAGACATGTGCCCATGGAAGAGAAAAAGTCCGTCCAATTTGATATCGCCGGAAGCTTGCTGGTGGCAGTTTCGATTACGGGTCTGCTGCTGTTCGTTACGACTTTCGCTCCCTGGCCGCTATTCATTAGTTTAATTACGATGGGGCTGTTGTGGCGGCATATCAATCGAATCCGTTCGCCGTTTATCCATCCGGAGCTGCTTCGCCAAAGAAGGTTCACGCAGCTGCTGTCGGTCAGCTTCACCGCGTATTTCATCAACTTCGCTACGCTGTTCGGTATGCCGATCCTGCTGGCTCAAGTCTTTCACCGGAGTCCGATGGAAATCGGATTGATTATATTCCCGGGGGCGATTGTTACTGCGTTTGCCTCCAGAAAAATAGGGAAAATCATCGACCGTTTCGGAAACGGCATCGTCTCCAGGTGGGGGGCAGGGTTCCTATTGCTTTCCGTCGTCCTGTTTGCAACCGTGGCAAGTCTTTCCATCTACGGTGTTCTCATCAGTTACTTTTTTATGAGTCTCGGATTTTCCAGTCTGACCGCCAGTAATTCCAATGAAATATCACAGTATCTTTCCATAGAACACATGGGGGCGGGTATGGGCATGAATCAGCTGGGCGGCTTCTTCGGAGGCGCGTTCGGGGTAGGCATTACGGGGATGCTGATTGTGCTGCAAAAGGGCATGGATATGGCAAACGTGTTTCAAAACATTTATCTCGGACTATGCGTGCTGCCCCTTATTTCCCTGTACTTGCTACACAAATATGCGCAACGAGATCGCGGGTTAATGAAATCATAAATATACATGGAGAGTGATTAATATGACGAACAAAAAATACGATAGCACGAATACAGGACTTCTTCTGGTGGACCCGTATAACGACTTCCTGGCTTCCGAAGGCAAGCTCTACCCATATGCCAAAGAAGTGGCGGAGTCCGTGAACATGCTGGAACACTTAAAAGAAATCGTAGAAGCGGTTCGCAAGTCGGGCATTCAGGTGTTTTTTGTACCACATCACCGCTTTGAACCGGGAGATTTTTCAACATGGAAATATCCGACGCCTTATCAGCTGTCTACAGCCAAAGCCCAGCCATTTGCCAAAGGCACCTGGGGAGGCGAGTTCCATCCCGATTTCCAGCCGCAGGAAGGCGACATCATCATCAAAGAGCACTGGTCTCAAAGCGGCTTCGCCAACACGGACCTGGATCATCAGCTTAAAGTGCATGGCGTCAGCAAAATCATCATCATCGGTATGCTGGCAAATACATGCATTGAATCGACCGCTAGATTCGGAATGGAGCTCGGCTACCATGTTGCTCTTGTAAAAGATGCGACAGCGGCCTTTAGCCGGGAGGCGATGCATGCGGCGCATGAGATCAACGGCCCGACCATCGTTCATGAGATTCTGACGACGGAAGAACTTATTAACGCTTTAGGAGGTAATTGATATGGAATACCGGAATTTGGGACGCACAGGCATGAAAGTAAGCAATTTTACTTTGGGTACAGGAGCATTTGGATCATGGGGAAACACAAACGAGGAAGAATGCATTCAAATCGTGGATGCTGCCATCGCAAATGGCATCAACTTCATTGACACCGCTGACGTCTATGCGGCCGGAGGTTCAGAAGAAATTGTCGGGAAAGCTTTAAAAGGCCGGCGTAATGAGGTTGTGCTTGCGACAAAAGTCGGAATGCCAATGGGAAAAGGGCTGAATCAAAGCGGAAGTTCCAGGTTGTGGATCAGACAGGAAGTCGAAAACAGCTTGCGCCGGCTTCAAACGGACCATATTGACCTATATCAGCTTCATCGTCCGGATCCGCAAACCGATATTGAGGAGACACTTGGCGTACTAACCGATCTTGTCCAGGAAGGGAAAATCCGCTATATCGGTTCTTCCACTTTTCAGGCTTGGCAGATTGCCGAGGCGCAAGGGGTAAGCGAACGCCGCAATCTGGCACGCTTCGCAAGCGAGCAGCCTCCTTATTCCATCCTGAACCGCAGCATCGAACTTGATGTCCTTGAAGTTGCGAGAAAATACGGCATGGGCGTGCTTGTATGGAGTCCGCTGTCCGGAGGCTTGCTCACAGGAAAATACGCCAAAGGTCAAGCCGCTTCGTCAGATTCCCGCGCTGCCCGTTTTCAAGGAAGTGTCCTGGGAAATATTGTTGACCCGACCCGTGAAGAAAATCGCGTGAAGTTCGAAATCATTAATGAGTTGCAAGGACTTGCTGCCGAGGCCGGAATCGCTCTTCCCCACATGGCTGTCGCTTTCACCCAAGCGCACCCATCTATTACATCTACCATTATTGGACCGCGTACGCTCGAACAGCTTCAAGGATCATTGGCAGGCGTTGATGTTCGGTTAAGCTCTGATCTGCTGGATGCCATTGATACGATCGTAGCTCCAGGGAAGACGCTGGATGATTTGGAGCGGGGCTGGATTCCGAATTGGATGGATGCGGCGAGCAGACGCCGGGCTTGAGCTTTATCCTTAGGCGAGTGTGCCAAATCGCCATTTTGATAGAATCATCCGGCGGTTTGTTCGTTCAATACGTTGATTTTGTCCGTCTGATTGCTTAAACTTCATAGTAAGAGCGCCTTCTTGATGGTGTTGGGTTTCAAACCCGTGGACAACCCATCATACCGAGGCGCTCCTTTTTTTGACAAAGGCCAGTCCAACCAATCCGGTGCAGTACAAAGTAAGCTGATGGCGACTCCTTTGTTGTTTTCGGAGGACTGTTCACCAGTCTTCAGGCGCTATGAATTTGATTCTGCGTGAAATAATGATTGTCCCACTAAAATGAACGTCCGTACTGCAGGCAGCGCTTCGTCCAAATAAGGGCAATGAAGACCTAAGTGCCTCCAATAGGTTGGCTTCAAATCTATAACCTCAATGTTGGGAAGAGAGTCCGGTAAAGCCAATTCAGGAACAATTGTGATTCCTAGTCCTTCTTGAACCATGCTCAATATTGTACTCGTATCCCTTACTTCGAACTGTACGGAGGGAGACAAGCCGGCATGGGCAAAAATCTCTCGAATGAAAGGCTCACACCCACCCTTTGACATGATAAATGGGAGATCAGAAAATTTCTCTACAGAAATTGACGGAAAATCTCCGAATGGGTGATTTTTAGGCAGTACAAGAACCATCTTGTCCTTGGTTAGGGGAATGAAGTTATCATTCCGGTTAAGTTGTGCTACAAAGCCCACGTCAATGACTCGATCATATAACCAGTCTGAGACCTCTTTATCATCCCCGTCAAAAAGGACAATTTCTACCCGGGGGTATTGCTGTTTAAACCTGGCAATGATTTTCGGCAGTAAGCGGGCAGCAGCACTGGGAAAACTGCCAATTCGAATCGTTCCGGCTTCAAGACCCTTTTCTGCCATTGCCGCATGTTCGATTTGAGTCATATGATTCAAAATTTCCCTAACTGATTTAAGCACACGTCTTCCAAAATCAGAGAGCATAATCCCTTGCTTTCTGTCACGAATGATTAAAGACACTCCAAGTTCGGACTCGATGCCTGCAATAGCATGACTAACAGCGGATTGAGTCATATTTAGCGCTTCCCCGGCTTTTGTAAAACTTCCGGTTTCCACAACTTTGGCGAAAACTTGTAACTGCGAAAATGTCATGAGCATACCCTCATATCAAATATGAATAGAATTAATTTGATTCATTTTAACTCAACCTTTACGATTAGACAAGAAGAAAATAATAATAGGAGGTAGTTTCTTTGAAGTCAAGAGAAATAGGTGTTTTATTATTACTGGCATCACTCTGGGGGGCATCTTTTTTATTCATGAGAATAGCTTCTCCTGTGTTAGGCCCCTTTCTATTAATTGATCTTCGTGTTTTAATCGCCGGAGTCGCCTTGGTCATTTATGCAGCCATTATCAGGCATCGCCCCAGGCTGTTGCATAACTGGAAGGAATACTTGCTTCTTGGAGCATTGAACGCCGCTATTCCATTCTGCCTTATAGCAGCAGCCGAACTTCATATTGACTCCTCATTGGCTGCTATTCTTAATTCAACCACGCCATTATTTACAGCTTTAGTTGCTCGGATATGGATTCAGGATCGGTTCACTTTTAAAAAACAACTCGGCCTCATGTTGGGGATACTGGGGGTAGTTATCCTGGTGGGTTGGAACCCTCAAGACATGGGTAAAAGCATTCTCATTCCAGTGAGTATGTCCCTTGCTGCAGCATTATTTATAGCTATCGGGGGAGTGTTTTCTTCAAGGAGATTTAAAGATGAGAATCCCTTAAATCTGGCGATTGGCCAGCAGCTTGCTGCAGGAGTGTTGTTGTTGCCGGTAGCCGTTTCATTTCCCCCGAGCAATGCTCCAGGAGGAGATGTGATCCTAGCAGTTATAGGGTTGGCAATTCTCTCAACATCCCTTGCATATCTACTGTACTTCCAACTTATTCGCAGTGTAGGACCGGTTAAAACACTCAGTGTAACCTACCTGATTCCAGTCTTCGGAATTTTGTGGGGGTGGTTGTTCTTACAAGAGCCTATTTCTTCAAGCATAATAATAGGGCTTTTGATCATCCTCCTAAGTGTTACATTTCTCGCTAACTTTCAATTCAATTTAGTGAAAAAACGTAATAGAGTAGATCATATCGAATAGAAATTGTTACAATACGTATGGGTTGAAGGAGGCTATCATCCCGGAAGGTCTATATGCGGTAACTGTTCATTTCGGCTCATCCGAAGAAATCGGCCCGACTAGGGATCGATGGGTTAATGAATGGCTGCCGGAGAGCGGGTGGCTGACCGATCCATCAAGACCTAACTATGAGCCGCCAAACCCTTTCGGGTATCCGGCGGCTTTTACCATATCATCAAATTCATGCGTATCTAATGATCGATCCTTTGATATAACTGTTTGATAACGTCGTCGATTTTGGGCTCCTGGACGGTCAGATTGTGGATGTCAAGCAGGTCTGAGAGCTGCTTGATCATCGGGGCGACCTGCTTGTCGTCTTCAATCCGGAAGAACAACTGGCTGTCTTCCCTCCGTTCGACGGGTGGCCCGTTCCAGGCGGCTTCGTCCCAGTTCGGCGCATCCACGACCAGGTAGCGAAAGCCTCCGAACTCGGCGGTCATGACCTCCGTGCTGCCGTCGAACAGGATTTGTCCTTTGTCGATGAAGATGACTCGATGGCATAATTTTTCGATATCGTCCATGTTGTGAGTCGTTAAGATGATCGTGATTTCTTTCTCTTTATTGATCTCTTGCAGAAAGGACTGGATTTTTTCCTTCGCCATGATGTCAAGACCGATTGTCGGCTCGTCGAGGAAGAGAATTTCCGGCTCATGCAGCAGGGCTGCGGCAATATCTCCACGCATCCGTTGCCCCAGGCTCAATTGGCGGACCGGCGTGGAAAGGAAGGACGACATGTCCAGAATATCGGTGAACATCTCCAGATTGCGCTGAAATCGCTCTTTCGGAACATCGTATATTTTGCCGAGCAGCTTGAATGACTCAATCAACGGCAGATCCCACCACAGCTGGGTGCGCTGTCCGAATACGACGCCGATATGCCCCGCGTGCTGCTTACGGTTCTTATACGGCTCCAACCCTTTAACGAGGACGGTTCCCGAAGTGGGCACCAGCACACCGGACAGCATTTTGATCGTGGTCGATTTTCCTGCTCCATTCGGTCCGATATAGCCGACGATTTCCCCCTTCCGTACAGTGAATGACACGTTGTCCACGACGTTCTTGGACTTCTTTTTGAAGGAAAAGAGAGCTTTAAGCAGCTTGAATGATCCAGTCGGCTTTTCTTTGGAATCGAACTGTCTGACCAAATTGTCCGCTACAATAATGTCCACTTATGTACCCGCTCCTTTGTAGGCGTTTAATCCTTTTGTCCATACGAAGTAAGTGACCGAGACCAAGAGCAGCGCCACGAGCGGCGTGAGATACATCAATAGAGGAGAGAACGTGCTGTCCGACCGGTTTCCCAATAAAAATGAAGAAGGATAATAGCTGATGAACGCAACAGGCAGAACGAAAGTCAGCAGAACCTGCAAAGCGCCGTTATAGATGGATAACGGATAGCGGGTAAATTGGGCGAGCAGTTGGTCAAGGATATTGCGCATTGCCCCTCCCTGAAGTGTCCAGAACACCATACAGCCGATCAGCATCTGCAGCGACCATTCGATAGCCGCGCCGCTGAAGACGATTACCAGCAGATATACGATCTTTCCGAAGGTCCAGTCTGGAATATGCGCCATGGATACGGCTAGTCCGATGATGCCTGCCAGCATATCACCGAATCCGTAGATTTGTATATTATGCGCGGCAAATGAAAACATCGGGTTAAGAGGCCTGACGAGGAAGCGGTCAAATTCCCCATTCCGGATTAGCGAGTCGAGGAACCAGCTCTGGACGAAGAATGCGATGAAGATGCCGTGCGTTGTCCGCCTGAGTGAAGTCATGAAGATGAGCTCATACGTACTCCAGCCGTTAATGATGGGAACCTTCTGCGTGATCACCCAGGAGACCAGGATAAAAGACAAACCGAGAAACGTAATGCTCAGCACCCCGATGGCGAAATTTAACGGATAGGCCATGTGTGACCGCAAATTTGCCGATTGCATGGCTAGATACAGCTTGATATGTCTGCCGATCAATTGGACCTTCGCCTCCTTATTTGTAGATTAACCTCCCGTGATAACCAGCTTCCGCTCGATCCAGGCGAGGATCACCCGGCTGAGCAGCAGAAGGATGAGACACCAGGCGGCTTGAAAGGCGAGCTGTTCCCAGATGGCGGTTCCTGTTATTTTTCCAATGAACAAGGACAAAGGAATATTGAAAATACCCTGAAACGGAAGCCAAAGAAGGACCCGGCTGACCGCATCCGGGAAGAACCAGAGCGGAACCATTGCGCCGGAGCAAATGTCGGTAATAACAGATTTGAACATTTCGATCCCCCACGTTTCCGTGAACAGGATGGCCGTCATGCCGACGATGAAATTAATCAGAAAGGACAGCAGAAAAGCAAGCAGGACGCTTGCAGCGAAAGCGGCAGCCTGCACGCCGGCCGGATAATCGATCGGGAAGAACAGGAACACCGCAACCAGCTGCGGAATAACGGCATAGACCATGCTGTATAGGAAAACCCCCGCCGCTTTGGAGAAATGCATCCATTCATAGTCCCAAGGTTTCTGCATGTCGAATACGATGGAACCGTCTCTTACTTTGTCGCTGATTTCATAGGAGATGGATGGGGGCATGATAGCGAATAGAATGACGGAGAGCATCGCATAGGTCTGCATTCCCTGTGAAGTGACTCCCGTAGATAGGGCAAGCCCTTGCCCGTTAGCATAAATGGCCCTCCACACTTCGCGGAAGGCGATGACCAGAATAAAGGAATTGATTACCCGCAGCAGCACATCGAACTTATATACCTGTGTGTTTTTCAGTGTGGTTATTGTATAGGCGGCGTACTTCCCCACAGCACCACTCTCCTCAAAATGGATTATTGTACCAATTGGGTGCGCTTACATCATTTTACTATAAACCGCTGGATGCGGCATTTGATTTTTTCGGGTAAATATGTATAAGATTTTCGGTCCCCCGATTTTCTGAGCGAATTATTTATGTCCCTGTATACCGGTTAATCCCTTTTTCAGCGGAGCTGGCATACTCTAACTCATACGACGATGCGCAGTGAAATGAGGGAGCTTATGAACACATATTGGTGTGAATGGCGGGGCCCCGTTAAGAAAAAGAGCGGGCTCGGTATCGCCAGCCGGGCGTACGTGCGGGCGCTGCGGCGGCAGGGTGTAAATGTGCGGGTTGGATTCAAATCGTTAAAGAACCTTGGAATCCGGCGGTCAGCGGTTAAAAAAGTTCTAATATGCCACCATCCGCCGCACGAGGTACATGTGAAAGAGGAGCGGAAGCGTTACGATCTTGTGATCCTGAACACCATTTGGGAGACGACACAGTTGCCGAATCGCTGGAAGCCGCACATGAATAAATTTGATGCGGTTTTTGTGCCTACGCTCCAGAACAAAGAAGCACTCCTGAACAGCGGCGTAAAGGTCCCCATCTTCATCGTACCCCATGGCGTGAATACGAAGGAATACCGTCCGGGAAATCTCAAGCTGAACCTGCCGGAGCATAAAGGGAGATTCGTATTTGTGTCCGTCTTTGGTTTCCAGCACCGCAAGAATCCGGAAGGGCTGCTCCGGGCGTACTGGGAGGAGTTCTCCGCCAGTGATTCCGTGCTGCTCGTGATCAAGACGAACGGCTATGACTCTCGTGAGACGGAAGGCTGGATTAAGAAACGAATCAGCCAGTACAAGAAACAGCTGGGTCTTAATAAAAGCACCGCTCCCGTTAAGATCATCGGCAGGCCGATCACACCCGGGCAGCTTAGAGGGATATATACGCTGGGGGATGCTTTTGTGCTGCCGACGAGAGGGGAAGGCGTGGGCATGCCGTTTCTTGAAGCAATGGCCAGCGGCATTCCGGTTATTGCAACGGGCTGGGGAGGCCATATGGATTTTGTAAACAGCCGAAATGCTTTCCTGGTGAAATATAAGCTGCGGAACCCGGCGGTCAGCATGCGAAGCAGGCACGCGATATCCCGTAAATTTAGCCACCTGTTCGCGCAGCAGGGACAGCGCTGGGCGGAGCCGGAGCTTCAAAGCCTCAGAAAGCAGATGAGGGCCGCATACGAGAATCCCCATCTCTGCAAGGTGAAAGGCCGCCAGGGGCGTCAGGATGCGCTCAAGATTTCCTGGGATCGGGGGGGCAGATTGATGAAGCAGGCAATCGAACAGGTAATGAGAGTGAAGA includes these proteins:
- a CDS encoding glycosyltransferase → MNTYWCEWRGPVKKKSGLGIASRAYVRALRRQGVNVRVGFKSLKNLGIRRSAVKKVLICHHPPHEVHVKEERKRYDLVILNTIWETTQLPNRWKPHMNKFDAVFVPTLQNKEALLNSGVKVPIFIVPHGVNTKEYRPGNLKLNLPEHKGRFVFVSVFGFQHRKNPEGLLRAYWEEFSASDSVLLVIKTNGYDSRETEGWIKKRISQYKKQLGLNKSTAPVKIIGRPITPGQLRGIYTLGDAFVLPTRGEGVGMPFLEAMASGIPVIATGWGGHMDFVNSRNAFLVKYKLRNPAVSMRSRHAISRKFSHLFAQQGQRWAEPELQSLRKQMRAAYENPHLCKVKGRQGRQDALKISWDRGGRLMKQAIEQVMRVKK